From Falco cherrug isolate bFalChe1 chromosome 4, bFalChe1.pri, whole genome shotgun sequence, one genomic window encodes:
- the KIAA1143 gene encoding uncharacterized protein KIAA1143 homolog isoform X8 translates to MSKRNQVSYVRPAEPAFLSRFKRQVGYREGPTVETKREQLPVADDDSENGSDNEDEQPQVVTLKKGDLTAEEAMKIKQQIKEALKSNESDGEPEPVDGKIMFRKPAKRSSEKFLDFNLRCRHH, encoded by the exons ATGAGCAAACGGAACCAGGTCTCCTACGTGCGGCCGGCCGAGCCCGCCTTTCTCAGCCGCTTCAAGCGGCAGGTTGGGTATCGGGAGGGGCCCACTGTGGAAACCAAG AGAGAGCAGCTTCCAGTTGCAGATGATGATAGTGAGAATGGCAGTGACAATGAAGATGAGCAGCCTCAAGTGGTGACACTGAAAAAAGGGGACTTAACTGCTGAagaagcaatgaaaattaaacagcAAATCAAAGAGGCCTTAAAGTCAAATGAATCAG ATGGTGAACCAGAACCTGTGGATGGAAAAATTATGTTCAGGAAACCAGCCAAACGTTCATCAGAGAAGTTTTTGGACTTCAAT
- the KIAA1143 gene encoding uncharacterized protein KIAA1143 homolog isoform X7 — MSKRNQVSYVRPAEPAFLSRFKRQVGYREGPTVETKREQLPVADDDSENGSDNEDEQPQVVTLKKGDLTAEEAMKIKQQIKEALKSNESDGEPEPVDGKIMFRKPAKRSSEKFLDFNGTAFTFS, encoded by the exons ATGAGCAAACGGAACCAGGTCTCCTACGTGCGGCCGGCCGAGCCCGCCTTTCTCAGCCGCTTCAAGCGGCAGGTTGGGTATCGGGAGGGGCCCACTGTGGAAACCAAG AGAGAGCAGCTTCCAGTTGCAGATGATGATAGTGAGAATGGCAGTGACAATGAAGATGAGCAGCCTCAAGTGGTGACACTGAAAAAAGGGGACTTAACTGCTGAagaagcaatgaaaattaaacagcAAATCAAAGAGGCCTTAAAGTCAAATGAATCAG ATGGTGAACCAGAACCTGTGGATGGAAAAATTATGTTCAGGAAACCAGCCAAACGTTCATCAGAGAAGTTTTTGGACTTCAAT
- the KIAA1143 gene encoding uncharacterized protein KIAA1143 homolog isoform X9 — translation MSKRNQVSYVRPAEPAFLSRFKRQVGYREGPTVETKREQLPVADDDSENGSDNEDEQPQVVTLKKGDLTAEEAMKIKQQIKEALKSNESDGEPEPVDGKIMFRKPAKRSSEKFLDFNKWIDV, via the exons ATGAGCAAACGGAACCAGGTCTCCTACGTGCGGCCGGCCGAGCCCGCCTTTCTCAGCCGCTTCAAGCGGCAGGTTGGGTATCGGGAGGGGCCCACTGTGGAAACCAAG AGAGAGCAGCTTCCAGTTGCAGATGATGATAGTGAGAATGGCAGTGACAATGAAGATGAGCAGCCTCAAGTGGTGACACTGAAAAAAGGGGACTTAACTGCTGAagaagcaatgaaaattaaacagcAAATCAAAGAGGCCTTAAAGTCAAATGAATCAG ATGGTGAACCAGAACCTGTGGATGGAAAAATTATGTTCAGGAAACCAGCCAAACGTTCATCAGAGAAGTTTTTGGACTTCAAT
- the KIAA1143 gene encoding uncharacterized protein KIAA1143 homolog isoform X6, with translation MSKRNQVSYVRPAEPAFLSRFKRQVGYREGPTVETKREQLPVADDDSENGSDNEDEQPQVVTLKKGDLTAEEAMKIKQQIKEALKSNESDGEPEPVDGKIMFRKPAKRSSEKFLDFNPCIQQEEHLKK, from the exons ATGAGCAAACGGAACCAGGTCTCCTACGTGCGGCCGGCCGAGCCCGCCTTTCTCAGCCGCTTCAAGCGGCAGGTTGGGTATCGGGAGGGGCCCACTGTGGAAACCAAG AGAGAGCAGCTTCCAGTTGCAGATGATGATAGTGAGAATGGCAGTGACAATGAAGATGAGCAGCCTCAAGTGGTGACACTGAAAAAAGGGGACTTAACTGCTGAagaagcaatgaaaattaaacagcAAATCAAAGAGGCCTTAAAGTCAAATGAATCAG ATGGTGAACCAGAACCTGTGGATGGAAAAATTATGTTCAGGAAACCAGCCAAACGTTCATCAGAGAAGTTTTTGGACTTCAAT
- the KIAA1143 gene encoding uncharacterized protein KIAA1143 homolog isoform X3 has product MSKRNQVSYVRPAEPAFLSRFKRQVGYREGPTVETKREQLPVADDDSENGSDNEDEQPQVVTLKKGDLTAEEAMKIKQQIKEALKSNESDGEPEPVDGKIMFRKPAKRSSEKFLDFNVSSSKKMKEAKKTKREAATQSTAKQIKNSSLLSFDDEENDD; this is encoded by the exons ATGAGCAAACGGAACCAGGTCTCCTACGTGCGGCCGGCCGAGCCCGCCTTTCTCAGCCGCTTCAAGCGGCAGGTTGGGTATCGGGAGGGGCCCACTGTGGAAACCAAG AGAGAGCAGCTTCCAGTTGCAGATGATGATAGTGAGAATGGCAGTGACAATGAAGATGAGCAGCCTCAAGTGGTGACACTGAAAAAAGGGGACTTAACTGCTGAagaagcaatgaaaattaaacagcAAATCAAAGAGGCCTTAAAGTCAAATGAATCAG ATGGTGAACCAGAACCTGTGGATGGAAAAATTATGTTCAGGAAACCAGCCAAACGTTCATCAGAGAAGTTTTTGGACTTCAATGTAAGTTCAAGTAAGAAGAtgaaagaggcaaagaaaactAAGAGAGAAGCAGCTACTCAGAGTACAgctaagcaaataaaaaatagcagTCTTCTCTCATTTGATGATGAGGAAAATGATGATTAG
- the KIAA1143 gene encoding uncharacterized protein KIAA1143 homolog isoform X10, with translation MSKRNQVSYVRPAEPAFLSRFKRQVGYREGPTVETKREQLPVADDDSENGSDNEDEQPQVVTLKKGDLTAEEAMKIKQQIKEALKSNESDGEPEPVDGKIMFRKPAKRSSEKFLDFNAPLL, from the exons ATGAGCAAACGGAACCAGGTCTCCTACGTGCGGCCGGCCGAGCCCGCCTTTCTCAGCCGCTTCAAGCGGCAGGTTGGGTATCGGGAGGGGCCCACTGTGGAAACCAAG AGAGAGCAGCTTCCAGTTGCAGATGATGATAGTGAGAATGGCAGTGACAATGAAGATGAGCAGCCTCAAGTGGTGACACTGAAAAAAGGGGACTTAACTGCTGAagaagcaatgaaaattaaacagcAAATCAAAGAGGCCTTAAAGTCAAATGAATCAG ATGGTGAACCAGAACCTGTGGATGGAAAAATTATGTTCAGGAAACCAGCCAAACGTTCATCAGAGAAGTTTTTGGACTTCAAT